In one Cottoperca gobio chromosome 12, fCotGob3.1, whole genome shotgun sequence genomic region, the following are encoded:
- the arrdc1b gene encoding arrestin domain-containing protein 1b isoform X6, whose protein sequence is MNDAVWTLEEQYFNSTLSVADKGTLAAGEHSLPFQFLIPVAVPTSFEGPFGKILYRVRAVIDTPRFSKDYKSQRPFYLLNLLNLNDVPDIEHPSYAVTTKKFSYLLVKTGTLMLKARSDLRGYIPGQVIKLAAEIHNKSGKDTGYVLASLIQKVTYKTKRPVFDLRTIAEVEGAGVKAGKHAEWREQIIVPPLPQSALAGCSLIHIDYFIQVSLKSPDAVVTLPIYIGNIAVNFSPSRQTPSGPGHCAANIAPSAAGVTPSAPPVEEEAEEGLCAGGVVSEEIPTKSHSQQDSSGQPVTMSPSAFSHAPGAALPPSHRRPDAAAPLFCVSTGATIPFFTEGNATPVPTSCSLILPPEYSSWDYPHEPPPTYEESCSSANSSFNSRQ, encoded by the exons TGGCTGTCCCGACTTCCTTTGAGGGACCCTTTGGGAAGATTCTCTACCGCGTGAGGGCGGTCATCGACACGCCCCGCTTCTCTAAGGACTACAAATCCCAGAGGCCCTTCTACCTACTAAACCTGCTCAACCTCAATGATGTGCCTGACATTGAA CATCCGAGTTACGCAGTGACCACTAAGAAGTTCAGCTACCTCCTGGTGAAGACGGGGACCCTGATGCTGAAAGCTCGCAGTGACCTAAGAGGTTACATCCCCGGGCAGGTCATCAAGTTAGCCGCTGAGATCCACAACAAGTCTGGGAAGGACACGGGATATGTGCTGGCCAGTCTCATACAG AAAGTGACCTATAAGACCAAGCGGCCTGTGTTCGACCTGCGGACCATCGCGGAGGTGGAGGGGGCCGGAGTGAAAGCAGGAAAACACGCAGAGTGGAGAGAGCAGATCATcgtccctcctcttcctcagtcaGCACTGGCCGGCTGCAGCCTCATACACATTGACTATTTCAttcag GTGTCCCTAAAGTCTCCAGACGCAGTCGTCACTCTGCCTATCTACATTGGGAACATCGCTGTGAACTTTTCTCCGTCAAGGCAAACGCCCTCCGGTCCAGGTCACTGCGCTGCGAACATCGCACCCAGCGCGGCAGGCGTGACACCCAGTGCCCCGCCggtggaggaagaggcagaggaggggcTGTGTGCAGGGGGCGTGGTCAGTGAGGAGATTCCCACCAAGAGTCACTCTCAGCAAGACTCCTCAGGTCAGCCGGTCACCATGTCCCCCAGCGCCTTCAGCCACGCACCCGGGGCAGCCCTGCCTCCCAGCCACAGACGGCCCGACGCCGCCGCTCCCCTGTTCTGTGTGTCCACCGGGGCCACCATACCTTTCTTCACCGAGGGAAACGCGACTCCTGTCCCCACTTCCTGCTCTCTCATCCTCCCCCCAGAGTACAGCAGCTGGGACTACCCTCATG AGCCTCCACCCACTTACGAGGAAAGCTGCAGTAGCGCCAACTCTAGTTTCAACAGTAGACAGTAG
- the arrdc1b gene encoding arrestin domain-containing protein 1b isoform X5: MTKVIHGTLAAGEHSLPFQFLIPAVWPPAGTLLSLHSSRRPNHTPLPQILAVPTSFEGPFGKILYRVRAVIDTPRFSKDYKSQRPFYLLNLLNLNDVPDIEHPSYAVTTKKFSYLLVKTGTLMLKARSDLRGYIPGQVIKLAAEIHNKSGKDTGYVLASLIQKVTYKTKRPVFDLRTIAEVEGAGVKAGKHAEWREQIIVPPLPQSALAGCSLIHIDYFIQVSLKSPDAVVTLPIYIGNIAVNFSPSRQTPSGPGHCAANIAPSAAGVTPSAPPVEEEAEEGLCAGGVVSEEIPTKSHSQQDSSGQPVTMSPSAFSHAPGAALPPSHRRPDAAAPLFCVSTGATIPFFTEGNATPVPTSCSLILPPEYSSWDYPHEPPPTYEESCSSANSSFNSRQ; encoded by the exons ctgtctggcctccagctgggacactcctgtctctccacagcagccggcgccctaaccacaccccactgccacagatAT TGGCTGTCCCGACTTCCTTTGAGGGACCCTTTGGGAAGATTCTCTACCGCGTGAGGGCGGTCATCGACACGCCCCGCTTCTCTAAGGACTACAAATCCCAGAGGCCCTTCTACCTACTAAACCTGCTCAACCTCAATGATGTGCCTGACATTGAA CATCCGAGTTACGCAGTGACCACTAAGAAGTTCAGCTACCTCCTGGTGAAGACGGGGACCCTGATGCTGAAAGCTCGCAGTGACCTAAGAGGTTACATCCCCGGGCAGGTCATCAAGTTAGCCGCTGAGATCCACAACAAGTCTGGGAAGGACACGGGATATGTGCTGGCCAGTCTCATACAG AAAGTGACCTATAAGACCAAGCGGCCTGTGTTCGACCTGCGGACCATCGCGGAGGTGGAGGGGGCCGGAGTGAAAGCAGGAAAACACGCAGAGTGGAGAGAGCAGATCATcgtccctcctcttcctcagtcaGCACTGGCCGGCTGCAGCCTCATACACATTGACTATTTCAttcag GTGTCCCTAAAGTCTCCAGACGCAGTCGTCACTCTGCCTATCTACATTGGGAACATCGCTGTGAACTTTTCTCCGTCAAGGCAAACGCCCTCCGGTCCAGGTCACTGCGCTGCGAACATCGCACCCAGCGCGGCAGGCGTGACACCCAGTGCCCCGCCggtggaggaagaggcagaggaggggcTGTGTGCAGGGGGCGTGGTCAGTGAGGAGATTCCCACCAAGAGTCACTCTCAGCAAGACTCCTCAGGTCAGCCGGTCACCATGTCCCCCAGCGCCTTCAGCCACGCACCCGGGGCAGCCCTGCCTCCCAGCCACAGACGGCCCGACGCCGCCGCTCCCCTGTTCTGTGTGTCCACCGGGGCCACCATACCTTTCTTCACCGAGGGAAACGCGACTCCTGTCCCCACTTCCTGCTCTCTCATCCTCCCCCCAGAGTACAGCAGCTGGGACTACCCTCATG AGCCTCCACCCACTTACGAGGAAAGCTGCAGTAGCGCCAACTCTAGTTTCAACAGTAGACAGTAG